ATCAAGGGAGGCGTATTCCCCAACAACTTCCTCTTCACTATAATGATGACTGTTTTGTGATTTTGAACTGAAGAAGACAAGATATTGATCGTCTTTTTTACGGATATCGTATTTATGGATGCCAACGACACCTTTTTTCGTTACTCTTTTTGTTCTTGTACGTATATGTTCCATGTCTGACCTCAAATCCTCAATTTAATATTCTATCTTTTTATCGTATCACATATTGAAAAATCATTAGTCTGCGCTATAAAAATATATTTCTGTATTGTCATTTTCAAGATGATCAGCTAATATTTAGAAATTCTTTACAATATCATACATACTCAGAGGGAAGACCGTTGAATCATCAGAGAATCAAATCAGAAAGAGAAACAGTTTACTTTATTTTGTCAGCCATTTTCAGTGTGCTGATCTATATGGTAGCGGCTGTTTCTATTATCGGTATCGGAATAGCGCTTGCTGTTCTTGCGGTTGTGCTGTTTACAAATGCTTTAATGCTTGGATCAATCAGAGGAAATGGTGTTAGAGTCAGCGATAGACAATTTTCAGATGTCTATGAACGCGCGGTTATTTTATCAAAAGAAATGGGATTGAAGAAAGTACCTGACTTCTTTGTCATCCAGTCCGAGGGAGCACTGAATGCATTTGCTACAAGGTTCTTCGGACGTAATATGATTGTGCTTTACTCAGAGGTATTTGAGCTTGCAAGACAAAATGGACAGAAAGAGCTGGACTTTATTATTGCGCATGAACTCGCACATATTAAACGTAATCACGTATGGAAAAACATTCTCACACTTCCTGCACAGTTTGTGCCGTTTTTATCGCAGGCGTACAGCCGTTCATGCGAATATACATGTGACAGGGAAGCAGCTTATCAAATTAAGGATGTGGAAGCTGCAAAGCGTGCATTGACTCTGCTTGGTGTTGGTAAAGTGATGTACCGTGAAGTGGATGAGGATGCCTATCTTGAGCAGATTCATTCCGAGTCAAATGGAGCAGTATGGTTAAGCGAGGTGCTTTCAACACATCCACTTTTACCGAAAAGAATTTTATCAGTCGAACGCTTTATGAACCCTTCTACTACTTACAGATACACGCAGCAGCCAGGGAGAATTGTACTTGGTGCAGGACTCTTATTTGGAGGACTTGCCGGAGCTTATGTGGCAGTGATTGTGACAATGGCATTAGCAGGTGTGGTATTTGCTTCAATCCTTCCTGATGATTTATTAGCAGCAGATGATCCATATTATGAAGAAGTTGATATAGGCACAACGCCGTTAATGGATGCTGCATCAATGGGTGACACTGACGAGGTGGTTGCATTGGTGAATGAAGGTGCTGCAATCGATGCTGCAGACAATGAAGGAACGACTGCTTTACTGTATGCAGCTTATAATATGGATACTGATATGATTAGGTTATTACTTGATGCAGGTGCAGACCCAAATGTAATGGATAACTATTCAACACCACTTATGACGGCAGTCAGCTATGAGGACCGTGAGTCAGCAGCGTTACTCGTTGAGTACGGTGCAGATCCGTTTATGGAGGACCCGAACGGTGATACACCTGCTGACTATATTTTTGCATCAACAGGACAAAGCTTTGATGAATGGCTTGAATAGGATAATGAGAGATGAGACAACTAAGTCTCATCTTTTTTAATGAAATCATTGATTTACATACCAGAATGATTCCTCTATGGTAAAATGAATGAGTATTCATTACATTCAGACAAAGGGGATATGAACATGTCAGAAGTATGGTCAAGAATGACAACAGCGATGAACGCAAATCCGGATCCGATTCAGAATGAAAATGTACGCTATGAATTTCAGCTGAAAGAAGGGGAAGCAAAGCAGCTGGTCTTAAAGCATGGAGAAGCGTCGATTGAAGAAGCAGGTTCAGGGGAGCCGAATTGTACGCTAAAACTGAGTGAGAAAGATTTAGTGAAAATGATTGAAGGGGATCTGAGCGCGTCAGGCGCATTTATGTTCGGGAAGTTAAAAGTTGAAGGCAAAATGGGTTATGCACTGAAGCTTGAATCATTGTTGAGTGAGTATACGTTTTAAAAATAAGCTTTGTTAAAGTAGGCTGTTGATTTCCGCTTCAGGGGGACGCTTTTTAGCAGGTGCGCCGTTTTATGGCGCCATCCCCGCCTCCTCGGCTTCGCCTGCGGGGTCTCATCTGTCACGCTTCTCCTGCTGGGAGTCGCCCCCTTCCACTCCAATCACCAGCTGTGCAAAAACAACATTGATCTTTAACATAGCTTAAAATTAAAAATGAAGCGGCTCACTGCCGGTTGTCAGATATGCAGTAAGCCGCATTCATACAGTTGTGCTCACACAACCTCAAGACCAATCACCTGATCAAAGGGAATGGTCTTTTTCATATGATCCGAAGTTGTCATGAGCAGATAGCGCTGCTGATAGTTAACTAGTGTAATGATACCTTTTACGCTGTCTCGTCTGTTGTGTTCGAAAATTTTCAGGTCAACCTTCTGCCGGAATTCGAGCGCTTCCTGGATGCCAAGAAAAATCATGTCAAACATCTGTTCATCAAGTTCGGGTTTTGTTTCCTGTTCCATTTCTTCGTAAAAGTCCTTCAGCATTTTCACGTGTTCAGGCAGCATCATTGAGGTCCACTTAATTGTGCCGCGGTCTTTATTCATTTTGTTCACGCCCCTTTCCAATATTATAGGAACGCTTGTTCTGTTTTGTAAATAGGTAAGTGATGGATTTTGGGAATTTAATTGAAGTGAGGGGCTGAAAAATACGGGTGACGGCTTATAAAACGTTTCGCTACGCTTCGGGCGGACGCTTTCCCCGGGGACCGCGCTGAGCCTCCTCGGGCTTTGCCCTGCGGGGTCTCAGCTGTCGGTCATATCCCGGTGGAGTCGCCGCCCTACGCTTCGCTGCACTCAGAGAGTATTCAATCAATATGGATGATTAAAAAAATTAATATCTTTATGCATTCATGCCTCAAAACGATACTCAATTAAAAAAAGACTACTTTAAAAAAGTCTTTATAGTCCTCCAGGTGAAAGTCAGCTGGTTTATTGTTTTGGAAAAGGCAGGTGTACATGCCGAGCTGTTTGGCGGGGATGATGTCGAGTTCGCGGTCGCCAATTGCAAGGTCGATGTGATGCTTATCGTGCAGGTATTTGTATGATGCAGGGTCAGGCTTGCGCGGGAAGCCGTGATCAGCTGTGATGATTTCGGAAAAGTATTTTGTGAAGTCATAGTAGTCGAGTACTTTGTAAGCGCCCACCTGGTCTTTGTGCGTCATGATCACGTTACAGTCAGCCTGTTTTAATACTTCTTCAACATGATCAAACGGCGGCATTTCTTCAGGGCTGATTGCGCTGATTAAGTCGTTGTATTCCTCAATTTGCGGTGGAGTCATCTGAAATTTACTGATTGCATGAGATGCAGAAATTTTCAGTTCAGTATAACAGTCTTCCTCAGATACTTGACCGCCTAATACCTGACTCATCCGCTTTGCATAGGCAGGATAAGTGTTGAAAAGTGTGCCATCATAATCCCAGAGTATATTCATATGTAACTTCCTTTCTATTCATGAATGCGATTTTAATATAAATCATATCATATTGTATAAGATGAATCGTTTTTCACATTTTTGTTTAAAATAAGAAGGACTTAAGTCTCTTTTTGTCGAATCGTTATGTAAATGGAGGTGCATATCAATTTATGAAGGAACACATTTTTCTGTTGTCCATTGCCACGTTATTTTTCCTGTCTGGATGTGCCCCGGAAGAGAGTGCAGTAGCTGATATTGAAATGAAAAGTAATGAGGAATTGTCTATGATGACAGATTCATTTACTCAGGATGATTTTTACAATCAATTAAGTCATGTGATGGAAGAGGCTGAAAGTTTTGACACAGAGGGTGACCTTGAGAAATGGGTGATCAGGACACTGTCAGAAGAAGCCCTGTATTATGCGGATGATCTGACTGAAGAAGAGGTTATAGCGATTGCCAAAGAACGACTGGCTGAAGATCGGGTCTGGAAGGAAATTGCCGAGACGAAATACGGTGTAACTGTGAGTGAAGAAGAATTAAATGAGTATATTGATAATGTCACGCAGTCTTTTGAGTCACCGCTTCAAATGGCATATGCCGAAGCGCTTGGATTGACAGTTGAACAGCTGAACCACGGATTTGATATGGATGTATATGAGAAAAATCTGTTATGGGAAAAACTCCGGCCAAAGCTCGAAAAAGCGTATGGAACGAGTGACAATAATAAGCTTGTAGAAAAGTATAATGAGGAAGTAAGCGAAGGGAGCAGGTAAATATTTCTTATGTATGGATTGATCTAATAATCAAAGCGGCAATGTTAGCCGGATTACTGCTCCTTTTATTTTTTGTATTCAGAAAAGAAAACAGAAAAATGCTGCTCATTGTGATGATTTATTTCTCAGTATTGTCTGTGGTATTTTTGATCGGGCTGTATAGCATCAGCAGTCAATACCAGCTGTTCGATTCACCGGTTGATGGCGGATTTGCTGCGAAGTTTAACTGGGTTGCTACATTTGCCTATCTTTATATCATTCCACTCATTATTTTATTTTCAAATAAAGGGTTCAAGTGGATCAATCACAGATTTCAGCAGGCTGCAGTAAATATTGCAATGAAGGTGCTGCTTGTTGCAGCTTTTATTGCAGGCGGATACATAGCAATGTTCGGGTTTGTCCTGACTTATTATGGTTTTGCACCTTAAAAACTGTCTATGCGATGATGCATTGACGGTTTTTTAATGTCCATTAAACGAGACATAACCTGCTACAAAAAAGACAAAGGCTGAAACAGCTATTGAAAAGACTCCAAACAGCAATTTATAGTCTTTCAATCGTTCAACACCAATGATGAGCAGGAGCAGTGCCAGCGGAAACATATAAAAAGGAATCACAGACCGGTCGCCTGAAAGAAAGCTGTAGCCTGCAACAATAATGACAATACCGCTTAAAATATTTGTGATCATGTTTCGCATGTGAGTACCTCCCCGTGAAAATTTGATAACTGTTATACGTAAATGAGCGATACAAGTTTCACCAATTTTTTGAAACTCATGTGCTTTAAGTCCGTATAAAAGTAAAATGAATGATCAAAGGGGTTGCAGATGATGGGGAAATGGCGTGAAAATAAAAAGGCGAAATCAAAGAAGCGTAAAGAAGAGGGGAAGTACAGCTTTTGGGATGTCGTGACGGATATCCTGATCTGGGTTCCGGAGCTGATTATTCTGCCGTTACGTCTGGTATACTTGCTTTTCAGAGTGTTTGGAAGAATGTTCAGGGACGGATTTGATTCAATATAATTTGTCAGGTGTGAGTTTAAATGAAATGGTTTGAAAAAATATATACGTTTTTGATCTTAGGGGCGGTTACAGCTGGACTGATTCTGAGTCAGATTGATGGAGCAGGGAATCTCGGAGAAGCACTGATTCTGCCGCTGCTTGCTCTGATGATTTATCTGACATTCTTACAGATTCCATTAAAAAACGTGAAAGCTTCTTTTAAAAATAAAGTCTTCAGTACGAGTGCTGTATTGATTAATTTTGTATGGACGCCTGTTTTTGCGTGGCTGCTCTCGATCATCTTTTTTCCTGATCAGCCGGCGCTTGCGATCGGATTGATTATGCTGCTTGTGACGCCGTGTACGGATTGGTATTTGATTTTCACGGGTGTCGCAAAAGGGAATATAGCGCTGGCGGCATCTATTTTGCCGCTTAATCTATTGCTGCAGATTCTGCTGTTGCCGGTTTATTTATTCATTTTCTTTGGAGCCGGTGAAACGGTGGAGGGTGTCTATCTGGCAGAAGGCGTTTTGTGGGTATTAATTATACCGCTGATCCTGGCCTCGCTCACAAAAAAGCTAGTCAAAGATAGAAGCATTCTTGAATCGGACCGGCTGGAGAACCTGCCTGTATTATTTCTTATCCTGGCGATTACTGCCATGTTTGCAGCGCAGGGAAATATGCTTCTTGAGAACACCACTGTATTTCTTCAGATCCTGCCGCCGCTTGCCATCTTTTTTATCGTGAATTTCCTGATCAGTCAAAAAACCGGTCAGCTGTGCAGACTGCCTTCAAAGGACCGGGTTAGTCTGACGATGACGACACTTGCCAGAAATTCACCGCTTGCACTCGCAATTGCAGTGGCAGCCTTTCCGAATGAACCGCTGATTGCACTCATTCTTGTTATTGGTCCGCTGATTGAGCTGCCGGTACTTGCAGTGACGGCTAAAGTGCTGGTGAAAATCAATCATAAAAGCTGAATAAAAAAACTCCCGCAACCGTGCGGGAGTTTTTTGATTAACAGATTGAATCC
This region of Jeotgalibacillus malaysiensis genomic DNA includes:
- a CDS encoding heat shock protein HtpX, with the protein product MNHQRIKSERETVYFILSAIFSVLIYMVAAVSIIGIGIALAVLAVVLFTNALMLGSIRGNGVRVSDRQFSDVYERAVILSKEMGLKKVPDFFVIQSEGALNAFATRFFGRNMIVLYSEVFELARQNGQKELDFIIAHELAHIKRNHVWKNILTLPAQFVPFLSQAYSRSCEYTCDREAAYQIKDVEAAKRALTLLGVGKVMYREVDEDAYLEQIHSESNGAVWLSEVLSTHPLLPKRILSVERFMNPSTTYRYTQQPGRIVLGAGLLFGGLAGAYVAVIVTMALAGVVFASILPDDLLAADDPYYEEVDIGTTPLMDAASMGDTDEVVALVNEGAAIDAADNEGTTALLYAAYNMDTDMIRLLLDAGADPNVMDNYSTPLMTAVSYEDRESAALLVEYGADPFMEDPNGDTPADYIFASTGQSFDEWLE
- a CDS encoding phosphoglycolate phosphatase, giving the protein MNILWDYDGTLFNTYPAYAKRMSQVLGGQVSEEDCYTELKISASHAISKFQMTPPQIEEYNDLISAISPEEMPPFDHVEEVLKQADCNVIMTHKDQVGAYKVLDYYDFTKYFSEIITADHGFPRKPDPASYKYLHDKHHIDLAIGDRELDIIPAKQLGMYTCLFQNNKPADFHLEDYKDFFKVVFF